aaaaaaattcacaagtaacagaaaacacaataagatctcttcaataagcaaaataatttttgtgaacaaaacagaattttggcCAAACTATCACGACAAGAAATACACAGGCTTAATTACTTCTTTGGATAGAAtggtaaaatgcaaaaaagaaaataattgaagcttgaaattttgtaatataaAGGAAAAAAGCTTCAAGAGAATAAACGCAATGATTGAAAACTCTCAATACTTTTGGTACATTCTCTTAGTAcctcaagtaagaaaaattaaaaataatttttgagaaatgagATACTATGTacagcttttgacaaaaaaaatgctacaaCAGCTGAAATACCAATATATTGAACGAACACGaggaacttttgatttaaaaaagctaACTGCAAGCTAAAATTTCAGCGTCATCACCTTAGGAAAATATGCATATCAAAGGCTGATTATCTTGTAATACagcattttggtttttaaatgCAGCTTATCAATCGATTTCTTTTACCAGTCAGGCTTCAACCCGAAGATTCCTAGTTTTGGCTCCACTGAAGGGgctcatttttatattaatttcgcagaatctgaagaattccaacattcgtttttctttttttttaaaccgatGGTTTCTTATTCAATTCCTATTCGTACCTTGAGgtgcaaattgaaaaaaaaaactcttattaaaaaataatttcgtatcttttttcaacattatttgctAGAATAAACAGGAAAATGTAGAATATTAAGCTTTTTCgttggattttcaatttttttttggaaagtcagcagagtgtaaaatataaaattctttcattgGAATTCCAAACTAATTGGTTGGACTTTGAAAAATTGGGTATTGGAAAGTCTAGAGAACATGAAATATAAACTTTTCGCTGGACTTTAAACGTTTTTTGTTGGAAAGTTAAACAAATCCTTGAAGATCACATTCACTTTTTCGATTTTACACCTTTGCTGAAAattcaattataattttttttttaagcaattgaAAGTTCAACGCATTTTCTTGttggaaatcaattttttttttttaagtgtataTCTACAACTCAAGAAGTTAGAAAAGAACACCAAGAGAAAAACAGCATCAGatgaaaagaaaacgaaaatagAGCCAGTTCTGCAATTCTATAGTAAAACCAGTATGTCATCAAGATCATTGTTAAAATTCATATCTGTGGTTGCAGTGGAACCCCCAAGCCTATAGATTTCACTGTTGAACTGCAACATTTTTTTAGTAGGCTCAAACTGGGAACAGCAAATACCACACACTGACAACCACACCCGAAAGACTACTATTGAGTTCAGCATAGGCAACAACATTCGATTCCGAAGTTTGTTCTTCACAATATTCATCATAGAAAATGACCTCTCAACTACAGCATTGCTTATTGGCAGGCTGAGGAGGGTCAATGCCCACCTCGCTAAGTCACGACATGGAGGAACACCAGCTGGATCAAGATGGTGCAGGACCTTGACCCAGAATTCACAAGAGTCACTTGGAATTTCTCCGCCACAAGCTGATGCCCAGTCAACTACCAAGAGTCTTCTCCACTGACTCTCTAACTCACTAATATTCAGCACTGGAATAACATCCAAAGGCAAATCACTAAATCGAGGACGCAACTGCGACAAACAAATGGTCGGAGAAAGCACTTTCAGTTTCAGCAGAGAATCAAGAGCTGGGGGCAAGCGCTTTAAAACTGCTCTAGCAgctgtcttgagaaatttgaGGCAACGCAGCTTTACTTCTTCCTTTTGATGACTGGTCAGCTTAGATCTTTCAAGCTCCAAATTGAACTCGTATCCGTAGTCAACCTGGGCTGTAGGAAGGTAATAAATTTCGAAGTCCATATTCACTGTTAATGACACTGCAGACGTGTGCAATATTCTCTGCAGAAGACTTAATACAAACTCTTTTAGCTCTTGAAATAAACGAAAGTGATCTGCGTTAgtgtgttggaaaaggaggtTAACTCTCTGAAATTCGGCCAATAATGGCTTCAAGAAAACAATATATGCCTTATTTCGTTCATCGAGGTACATATCATGGAGCATTCGGGCAGTGTAGCAACGTTCCTTTTCCTTCGCTAATCGAAAGTGCGCTGACAGCTCAGAATACTGCTCGAGTATCCGAACGACTGCTCTATATCGAGACAGCCAACGGGTATTGGAAGGAGCAATCATTTTCAACGGGGTATTCCCATCGTTTATGAGCTGGAACATTTGCTGATATGCCTCTCTTCGTAAAGGACTAACGTTAAACCACTTGTAAGTCTCTGAGAGCATGAACTCCAAATTGCTTGGAAGCTCTCCAACAGCCTCGGAAGCACATAAATGTAGGGAGTGACATACACATTTGAAGAGTTGGAGTTGAGGCAACCCGTCATCTCGTAATAACGTGAACAGCGAATGGTTCCCACCACACATGTTGTTCGCTCCATCTGTCCCAATACCTATCAGATTTTTTAGGGGGATACCACATAAAGCTAAGAAGTCTTTCAGTTCTTGATGTAAAATCACAGAAGTGGTCGAAGGTACTTCAACCATGCCCAAAGTAGCACAAAGAACTTTCTTCATCTTGGGGCTATAGTATCTCACACAAATACACATGAATTTCATGGTGGCAACGTCGGTCGATTCGTCCAGAATAAGGGAATATCTGCTGTCACCAACATCAGCAACAATCTCTTGGAGACTTTCTGGTCCAAGAACATTCTTGATAAGGGCTGAACATTTTGTTCTCTTCAATTTCGTTGCCTCGGAAACTGGTCCAGGAAAAGCACTCTTGATAATGGTGGATAGGTGGTCAATAGTCATAATCGATGAATGACATGCGACATGTGCTGCCAAAATCAGTTCTGCTTTTCGTGCTTTGACATCGAGCTGAGTAATTCCTAAGAAAAGAATGGGGTTTTAATTCGGCAGGTTAATCTGCAAAGTGTCAAATAATTCCTGCACTGCTTTCAACAGTTACTCACTTTTAAAAGTGAGAAATAATTTGGAAGAAGACTAAACTGACTTTTTGTGCAAGCTTTGGATAAGCATCTAACGCAAGGGTAAAGACGCCCTACAGGCTGAGGTTGAGGAAAGCCTCATATTCTCAGGTATCGACtttgaataaaaagctttgATATTATAACATCCagtttgtgatatttttttttacttcaatcgTTTGAGCTGACAAACCACAGTCTAGGCTACTAGTTCTGCATGTAGTGAGGCCCTGAATATGTAATGAAGATTGAGGCTATATAAATCTTTTCGGCCTTCTGGCCTTTGCCTCCTTACACTCTATCTCCTTGTACATATACTATAAAAGCATCAAAAGGGAGGATTGAAATTGAAACATAATTTCATGAAACCTGTATTAACTCAGAAGAATAGAGTGTAATAGAGAATCAGCCTAAAGAGGATAagcactgattttttttaattctctacGGTGCTTGTTCAGTGTATTGAAGGTTCACAAATACAGCAATatttacaatttacaaaaataatttgtaaccTGGTAAAGCAAGTTCCATCCAGTTTTGTAAAAAAGGAGGCGAGTTATTCTTGTATTATATCTTAACTAGTCAGAACCCAAcaccaaaaatttttttacacaaacaaataaatactcCTTGAGCTCAAGctgactgaaaaaaattgtttaagcaAACATTAAATGGATGTGTCAGCTATGATACTTTTGCTGTGGTCTTTTGGCTCTTCTTGGCAAGGGCCCTTATCAGGCTCTTGAGAGTCAGGATTAGGTCAGGAAAGAAAAGCTTTCCAGCGATCTTTCTGTCAAAGCACTGTAGCTGAGATATCCCTTTTGTGCACTGTTAAGGTGCTAACACATTTCCAACTTACCATGGCTTATAACAGGTTCCTGAATCCTCATGGCTTGAGAGTTCTTCTTATGTTTGGCTGAATTGTAATGCTGATGCAAATCAGACTTGTGAGCTCGGAGTACTGCTCCATTGCAGATTTTGCAGCAGGCTTTTGTGTTGTTCCCAGACAAAGGCTGTAGCCATCCTTTGAAATCAGGTTCCTGCTCCCATTTAGGGTTGTAGACCCTTTTGCGATCTTTTTTTCTTGGAGGAGTAGATGGCGTGTCATGAGTGTCTGCAATTAACAACAAAGGCTATATCTCTAAGTCTCCACaaataatatttctgataaaacAAGTCTGAAAAAATTTAGTAGGATcaaatgcagtggtattttgctATGAgtagtttttcaacttttatttaaatttaatacctCTTTCATAAGTTATGCTAATAAACTGAAGAACTCGGTTTGGCCCTATTTTACTTAAGGTCTTTAGATCAGAAGTTAATATCAGTAATGGTATCAGGCATCTTTGTTTCAATTTCCATATAAACTTGACAATTGATTCACTGGTTCACAGtcaaatgaaaattctttttttttctaaacttcaAACCCTATTTTCCTTTCCTATTTGACCTAGGATCTTCATCTCAACACTTGATGTGATTCAtgatttttggcattttttgtcCATCTTTGATTCAAATCTGTCACTACACTCATATACTAtacaaacaaaacgaaaaaaatcaactttttgaaCACTTCAATCTGACTCCCCCTCATACTATTTAGCCTAGAGTCTTCATCTCAAGAGATGAAGAGTTTGGAATTTGATCTGACTTTCATTGAAAACtgcaaaattaaacttttttcaacactCCAAATTCCCTCAATCTCTTTGAGCTAGGGTCCTTGATCTCAGAGTTTGATTTGAGTAATGATTTTAGGCATCTTTGATCTAGCTTTCATTAAGAACCATCAATCTAAACATAAGTTATACTGAATTAAACAAGAAGCTCAATTTTCTTCAGCACTGAAAGTCTCCTCTCTCTTGCCccatttgagctagggtcttcacaTCCAAACTTGACATAAGTCATGGTCTTAGGCATggttggttcaattttcattcaagtCTGAAAGGGCAGTTCATCTGCTATACTTAATTGCACACACTCAACATCTGCAGGTAACA
This is a stretch of genomic DNA from Artemia franciscana chromosome 18, ASM3288406v1, whole genome shotgun sequence. It encodes these proteins:
- the LOC136038756 gene encoding uncharacterized protein LOC136038756, producing the protein MFHLQNMDKDTHDTPSTPPRKKDRKRVYNPKWEQEPDFKGWLQPLSGNNTKACCKICNGAVLRAHKSDLHQHYNSAKHKKNSQAMRIQEPVISHGITQLDVKARKAELILAAHVACHSSIMTIDHLSTIIKSAFPGPVSEATKLKRTKCSALIKNVLGPESLQEIVADVGDSRYSLILDESTDVATMKFMCICVRYYSPKMKKVLCATLGMVEVPSTTSVILHQELKDFLALCGIPLKNLIGIGTDGANNMCGGNHSLFTLLRDDGLPQLQLFKCVCHSLHLCASEAVGELPSNLEFMLSETYKWFNVSPLRREAYQQMFQLINDGNTPLKMIAPSNTRWLSRYRAVVRILEQYSELSAHFRLAKEKERCYTARMLHDMYLDERNKAYIVFLKPLLAEFQRVNLLFQHTNADHFRLFQELKEFVLSLLQRILHTSAVSLTVNMDFEIYYLPTAQVDYGYEFNLELERSKLTSHQKEEVKLRCLKFLKTAARAVLKRLPPALDSLLKLKVLSPTICLSQLRPRFSDLPLDVIPVLNISELESQWRRLLVVDWASACGGEIPSDSCEFWVKVLHHLDPAGVPPCRDLARWALTLLSLPISNAVVERSFSMMNIVKNKLRNRMLLPMLNSIVVFRVWLSVCGICCSQFEPTKKMLQFNSEIYRLGGSTATTDMNFNNDLDDILVLL